A single region of the Vicia villosa cultivar HV-30 ecotype Madison, WI linkage group LG4, Vvil1.0, whole genome shotgun sequence genome encodes:
- the LOC131594589 gene encoding polyadenylate-binding protein-interacting protein 9-like: MAAAVVAADISADANKMDSKPKGESEFSVQKLVDMFTKLNPLAKEFFPSSYGAGNDHRGGQGFNILRPNGFLVNNKVAPNDDHLNNRRRRNNFTQGRRRLNGRSLKAQREDSVRRTVYVSDIDQHVTEERLAALFTNCGQVIDCRICGDPHSVLRFAFVEFADEHGARAALTLGGTVLGFYPVRVLPSKTAILPVNPTFLPRSDDEREMCTRTVYCTNIDKKISQSEVKNFFESSCGEVTRLRLLGDQVHSTRIAFVEFAIADSAIVALNCSGMLLGTQPVRVSPSKTPVRPRVTRPVSR, encoded by the exons ATGGCTGCTGCGGTTGTTGCTGCTGACATTTCAGCTGATGCCAACAAAATGGACTCTAAGCCAAAGGGTGAATCTGAATTCAGTGTTCAGAAGCTGGTTGACATGTTCACCAAGCTGAATCCTTTGGCTAAGGAGTTTTTTCCTTCTTCTTATGGTGCTGGCAATGATCATCGTGGTGGTCAGGGGTTTAATATCCTCAGACCTAATGGTTTTCTGGTCAACAATAAGGTGGCACCTAATGATGATCATCTTAACAATCGAAGG AGAAGAAACAACTTCACTCAAGGGAGGAGAAGGTTGAATGGGAGATCGCTGAAGGCTCAGAGAGAAGACAGCGTTAGAAGAACAGTTTATGTTTCTGACATTGATCAGCAT GTTACTGAGGAGCGGCTTGCAGCCTTGTTCACCAATTGCGGACAA GTCATTGATTGCCGAATTTGTGGTGATCCGCATTCAGTTCTTCGATTTGCTTTTGTCGAGTTTGCTGATGAAC ATGGTGCAAGGGCGGCTTTAACCCTTGGTGGTACTGTGCTTGGATTCTATCCAGTGAGGGTCCTTCCTTCGAAAACTGCTATCCTTCCTGTGAATCCTACATTCCTCCCTAGG TCAGATGATGAGCGAGAAATGTGTACCAGGACTGTCTATTGTACAAATATCGACAAAAAG ATTTCTCAATCTGAAGTGAAGAACTTTTTTGAGTCATCCTGCGGCGAG GTTACTCGCTTGAGGCTTTTGGGGGACCAGGTGCATTCAACTCGAATTGCTTTTGTGGAATTTGCGATA GCAGATAGTGCCATCGTTGCACTAAACTGTAGCGGCATGCTCTTGGGAACCCAGCCTGTCAG GGTAAGTCCTTCCAAGACTCCAGTGAGGCCAAGGGTCACTCGTCCAGTATCGCGTTAA